The proteins below are encoded in one region of Festucalex cinctus isolate MCC-2025b chromosome 2, RoL_Fcin_1.0, whole genome shotgun sequence:
- the LOC144013285 gene encoding uncharacterized protein LOC144013285 isoform X2 translates to MSHGQISMNKRKYFVEDTIEISSSQSGGSLETKRTAAKKTNVSRSTDCVSPWWTKEHLPPAEALWASTLKSALPYLNQQHWEPVPDLPRPSAAELDEERRCDLNGEAPPSPQPPPASQQCPDFPATSSQRTETGLDITNTSLSSLVQQERRKSNFATALARSEKDQTSPDAVAGPSRVEKEGRKPDVKQDVENRPTARVVCSDSQPLEKEENIIEERMETEKDGEKKCSDAKSTEGAQETLSSCPMCLLLFPVGASQLERDGHLAQCLSEMNVDMS, encoded by the exons ATGTCTCACGGGCAAATAAGCATGAATAAACGCAAGTATTTCGTCGAGGATACTATAGAAATAAGTTCCAGTCAATCCGGTGGCTCTCTGGAGACGAAACGTACAGCAGCAAAGAAGACTAATGTGAGCag GTCAACAGATTGCGTCTCCCCGTGGTGGACCAAGGAGCACCTCCCTCCTGCCGAAGCTCTGTGGGCGTCGACGCTCAAGTCCGCTCTGCCGTACCTGAACCAGCAACATTGGGAACCAGTTCCTGATCTTCCTCGTCCATCTGCTGCA GAGCTGGATGAAGAACGCCGGTGCGACTTGAACGGAGAGGCTCCTCCCTCCCCCCAACCGCCTCCAGCATCCCAACAGTGTCCCGATTTCCCGGCCACTTCTTCCCAGCGGACCGAAACCGGACTGGACATTACTAACACGTCGCTCTCCTCTCTCGTCCAGCAAGAGCGGCGCAAGAGCAACTTTGCGACTGCGCTCGCTCGCTCCGAAAAAGATCAGACGTCTCCCGACGCCGTCGCCGGGCCGTCGCGTGTCGAAAAAGAAGGAAGAAAACCGGATGTAAAACAGGACGTGGAAAACAGACCAACGGCACGAGTCGTTTGCTCGGACAGTCAACCTCTCGAGAAGGAAGAAAATATCATTGAGGAGCGAATGGAGACTGAAAAGGACGGAGAAAAGAAGTGCAGTGACGCAAAAAGTACAGAAGGAGCTCAAGAAACGTTGAGTAGCTGCCCGATGTGCTTGCTGCTCTTCCCTGTTGG GGCCTCCCAGTTGGAGCGCGACGGCCATCTTGCTCAGTGTCTGTCGGAGATGAACGTGGACATGAGCTG A
- the LOC144013285 gene encoding uncharacterized protein LOC144013285 isoform X1 encodes MSHGQISMNKRKYFVEDTIEISSSQSGGSLETKRTAAKKTNVSRSTDCVSPWWTKEHLPPAEALWASTLKSALPYLNQQHWEPVPDLPRPSAAELDEERRCDLNGEAPPSPQPPPASQQCPDFPATSSQRTETGLDITNTSLSSLVQQERRKSNFATALARSEKDQTSPDAVAGPSRVEKEGRKPDVKQDVENRPTARVVCSDSQPLEKEENIIEERMETEKDGEKKCSDAKSTEGAQETLSSCPMCLLLFPVGASQLERDGHLAQCLSEMNVDMSW; translated from the exons ATGTCTCACGGGCAAATAAGCATGAATAAACGCAAGTATTTCGTCGAGGATACTATAGAAATAAGTTCCAGTCAATCCGGTGGCTCTCTGGAGACGAAACGTACAGCAGCAAAGAAGACTAATGTGAGCag GTCAACAGATTGCGTCTCCCCGTGGTGGACCAAGGAGCACCTCCCTCCTGCCGAAGCTCTGTGGGCGTCGACGCTCAAGTCCGCTCTGCCGTACCTGAACCAGCAACATTGGGAACCAGTTCCTGATCTTCCTCGTCCATCTGCTGCA GAGCTGGATGAAGAACGCCGGTGCGACTTGAACGGAGAGGCTCCTCCCTCCCCCCAACCGCCTCCAGCATCCCAACAGTGTCCCGATTTCCCGGCCACTTCTTCCCAGCGGACCGAAACCGGACTGGACATTACTAACACGTCGCTCTCCTCTCTCGTCCAGCAAGAGCGGCGCAAGAGCAACTTTGCGACTGCGCTCGCTCGCTCCGAAAAAGATCAGACGTCTCCCGACGCCGTCGCCGGGCCGTCGCGTGTCGAAAAAGAAGGAAGAAAACCGGATGTAAAACAGGACGTGGAAAACAGACCAACGGCACGAGTCGTTTGCTCGGACAGTCAACCTCTCGAGAAGGAAGAAAATATCATTGAGGAGCGAATGGAGACTGAAAAGGACGGAGAAAAGAAGTGCAGTGACGCAAAAAGTACAGAAGGAGCTCAAGAAACGTTGAGTAGCTGCCCGATGTGCTTGCTGCTCTTCCCTGTTGG GGCCTCCCAGTTGGAGCGCGACGGCCATCTTGCTCAGTGTCTGTCGGAGATGAACGTGGACATGAGCTGGTGA